One segment of Ziziphus jujuba cultivar Dongzao chromosome 12, ASM3175591v1 DNA contains the following:
- the LOC107428967 gene encoding xylan glycosyltransferase MUCI21 isoform X1 — protein sequence MKKRGSSTVVISLLASCLVIFFIFFDILQICFFSNSTFNLNGNLSTINSQEIGRGNMMSAPPLQSPPAAQITCNRSNPSYDICMINSPTVLDPTTTTFHVMKPNGPVLLEKVRPYARKSENFTMSNIKEFVLTLGPLGRPCQVQHKAPALVFSAGGYTGYNGNYFHEISDGFIPLYITINTIYNSQDLVLVISESPDWWVHKYKKLLQSLSKHPIITLDNDKRIHCFPYASVGLISHGIMTIDPNLLPNPKSLAHFHAFLAETLSRNHHHDQPSNLAKSRPRLILVGRTGATGRLILNRNEVEEEAKKIGFDVVVFEPMANTSLSVAYEMVSSSHAMVGVHGAGLTHSLFLQPGSVLVQVVPLGNEWVAGACFGKPAMAMGLEYIEYRINANESSLIEKYNRDDKVIKDPVGFIGQKWSAKIMDMYLKEQNVRVDLDRFKGYLKEVYRKSKMVLEKREGWSG from the exons ATGAAGAAAAGAGGTTCATCAACAGTGGTGATAAGCCTGCTGGCATCCTGCTTGgttattttcttcatattttttgatattctaCAGATTTGTTTCTTCTCAAATTCCACCTTCAACTTAAATGGAAATCTCTCAACCATCAACTCTCAAG AAATTGGCAGAGGGAATATGATGTCCGCTCCTCCGTTGCAATCTCCCCCAGCAGCACAAATCACATGCAACCGCTCTAATCCTTCTTATGACATCTGCATGATTAACAGTCCAACAGTTTTAGATCCAACAACCACTACATTCCATGTCATGAAACCAAATGGCCCAGTTTTGCTGGAAAAGGTCCGGCCCTATGCACGAAAATCGGAGAATTTTACAATGTCAAACATCAAGGAGTTTGTCCTAACTTTGGGCCCATTAGGCCGACCATGTCAAGTCCAACATAAGGCCCCAGCTCTAGTATTCAGTGCAGGAGGATACACAGGCTATAATGGAAACTACTTCCACGAGATCAGTGATGGATTTATTCCTCTCTACATCACCATCAACACCATCTATAACAGTCAAGACCTTGTCCTTGTGATATCTGAATCACCTGATTGGTGGGTCCACAAGTATAAAAAACTACTACAAAGTTTAAGCAAGCATCCAATCATAACCTTGGACAATGACAAACGGATCCATTGCTTTCCTTATGCTAGTGTGGGCCTCATATCTCATGGGATCATGACCATAGATCCGAATTTATTACCAAACCCAAAATCCTTAGCCCATTTTCATGCCTTCCTAGCTGAGACATTAAGCCgaaaccaccaccatgaccaACCGTCCAACCTTGCCAAGTCTCGGCCACGTCTAATATTGGTGGGTCGAACTGGGGCCACTGGTCGACTGATATTGAATCGGAATGAAGTGGAGGAAGAAGCAAAGAAGATCGGGTTTGATGTAGTTGTATTTGAACCAATGGCCAATACTTCATTGAGTGTAGCTTATGAGATGGTGAGTTCGAGTCATGCAATGGTCGGAGTCCATGGAGCAGGGCTGACGCATTCATTATTTCTCCAACCAGGATCGGTGTTGGTGCAAGTGGTGCCTCTTGGCAATGAGTGGGTCGCGGGGGCATGCTTCGGCAAACCAGCCATGGCTATGGGTTTGGAGTATATTGAATATAGGATTAATGCAAATGAAAGTAGCTTGATAGAGAAATATAACAGGGATGATAAAGTTATAAAAGACCCTGTAGGTTTTATAGGACAAAAATGGTCTGCTAAGATTATGGACATGTATCTCAAAGAGCAAAATGTTAGAGTTGATTTGGATAGGTTTAAAGGGTACTTGAAAGAAGTCTatagaaaaagtaaaatggtttTGGAGAAAAGGGAAGGGTGGAGTGGATGA
- the LOC107428967 gene encoding xylan glycosyltransferase MUCI21 isoform X2 encodes MMSAPPLQSPPAAQITCNRSNPSYDICMINSPTVLDPTTTTFHVMKPNGPVLLEKVRPYARKSENFTMSNIKEFVLTLGPLGRPCQVQHKAPALVFSAGGYTGYNGNYFHEISDGFIPLYITINTIYNSQDLVLVISESPDWWVHKYKKLLQSLSKHPIITLDNDKRIHCFPYASVGLISHGIMTIDPNLLPNPKSLAHFHAFLAETLSRNHHHDQPSNLAKSRPRLILVGRTGATGRLILNRNEVEEEAKKIGFDVVVFEPMANTSLSVAYEMVSSSHAMVGVHGAGLTHSLFLQPGSVLVQVVPLGNEWVAGACFGKPAMAMGLEYIEYRINANESSLIEKYNRDDKVIKDPVGFIGQKWSAKIMDMYLKEQNVRVDLDRFKGYLKEVYRKSKMVLEKREGWSG; translated from the coding sequence ATGATGTCCGCTCCTCCGTTGCAATCTCCCCCAGCAGCACAAATCACATGCAACCGCTCTAATCCTTCTTATGACATCTGCATGATTAACAGTCCAACAGTTTTAGATCCAACAACCACTACATTCCATGTCATGAAACCAAATGGCCCAGTTTTGCTGGAAAAGGTCCGGCCCTATGCACGAAAATCGGAGAATTTTACAATGTCAAACATCAAGGAGTTTGTCCTAACTTTGGGCCCATTAGGCCGACCATGTCAAGTCCAACATAAGGCCCCAGCTCTAGTATTCAGTGCAGGAGGATACACAGGCTATAATGGAAACTACTTCCACGAGATCAGTGATGGATTTATTCCTCTCTACATCACCATCAACACCATCTATAACAGTCAAGACCTTGTCCTTGTGATATCTGAATCACCTGATTGGTGGGTCCACAAGTATAAAAAACTACTACAAAGTTTAAGCAAGCATCCAATCATAACCTTGGACAATGACAAACGGATCCATTGCTTTCCTTATGCTAGTGTGGGCCTCATATCTCATGGGATCATGACCATAGATCCGAATTTATTACCAAACCCAAAATCCTTAGCCCATTTTCATGCCTTCCTAGCTGAGACATTAAGCCgaaaccaccaccatgaccaACCGTCCAACCTTGCCAAGTCTCGGCCACGTCTAATATTGGTGGGTCGAACTGGGGCCACTGGTCGACTGATATTGAATCGGAATGAAGTGGAGGAAGAAGCAAAGAAGATCGGGTTTGATGTAGTTGTATTTGAACCAATGGCCAATACTTCATTGAGTGTAGCTTATGAGATGGTGAGTTCGAGTCATGCAATGGTCGGAGTCCATGGAGCAGGGCTGACGCATTCATTATTTCTCCAACCAGGATCGGTGTTGGTGCAAGTGGTGCCTCTTGGCAATGAGTGGGTCGCGGGGGCATGCTTCGGCAAACCAGCCATGGCTATGGGTTTGGAGTATATTGAATATAGGATTAATGCAAATGAAAGTAGCTTGATAGAGAAATATAACAGGGATGATAAAGTTATAAAAGACCCTGTAGGTTTTATAGGACAAAAATGGTCTGCTAAGATTATGGACATGTATCTCAAAGAGCAAAATGTTAGAGTTGATTTGGATAGGTTTAAAGGGTACTTGAAAGAAGTCTatagaaaaagtaaaatggtttTGGAGAAAAGGGAAGGGTGGAGTGGATGA